Within Candidatus Binataceae bacterium, the genomic segment AGCAGGATTCCGTTGGTGCAAAGTTCGGCCACCGAGCGGCCCACAAAGCAGCAGCCGTGATTGCGGATAATCGCGGCGGCCGCGCCGCCCACCGCGGCCGCCAAGGCCCGTCCCAGCTCAGGGGTGGTGATAAGCTCGCTGGTCTGGGTAAAGCGCGGCGGTATCGGATCGAAGAAGACCGCCGCATGCGTGTAAGGGCGCAGCTCTTCGTCCAGACACGACATCAGGACGATGTAATCGGCGTGGGTGTGGCCGACGAAATCAATCTCGGGACGGGTGCGCAGCAGTTCGGCATGGATCGGCCATTCATTATGCCGCTCGCCCTTGCCCTGCAGCAGGTTGCCGTCAAAGTCGATCAGCTGAAAGTCCTTGGCGCCAACCTCGCCCAGGCCGATACCACCGCGCTTGATCCACAACCCTCGTCCGGCCGGATCGCGCATCGAGACATGTCCCAGGGTAATATCCTCGTGCCCCTCCAGCGCCAAAACACGCGCTACACGGGCCAATTCACGCAGGCTTCTCCGCAAAGCCTGCGCCGTCGGTTTGGATCGGTTTTTCTTCATGCTGCGGCTGGCGTGTTGACCAGACTGGGAGCACTTAAGCCCAAGCTGGCGCGAATCACAAGCCGCCGCCGGCTGGTTGATCAGCTCTTCGGTCTGGGCGTTATCGACCCAGCCCAAGACCTTGGACCATTTGTCGCTTTCCAAGTCCTTGTAGTGACGGAAGAAGTGGACGATATTTTG encodes:
- a CDS encoding class II aldolase/adducin family protein, which translates into the protein MVHFFRHYKDLESDKWSKVLGWVDNAQTEELINQPAAACDSRQLGLKCSQSGQHASRSMKKNRSKPTAQALRRSLRELARVARVLALEGHEDITLGHVSMRDPAGRGLWIKRGGIGLGEVGAKDFQLIDFDGNLLQGKGERHNEWPIHAELLRTRPEIDFVGHTHADYIVLMSCLDEELRPYTHAAVFFDPIPPRFTQTSELITTPELGRALAAAVGGAAAAIIRNHGCCFVGRSVAELCTNGILLRQACEIQFKLSLSNARQVWPEAAEAARKRAALSVNASGVELYWNYYRRKLEQHEKRR